Proteins encoded together in one Flavobacteriales bacterium window:
- a CDS encoding response regulator transcription factor — protein MMDLLIVEDERSLADDVKAYLDDPGTRCIIAGTVREALDNILDKPFDCVILDLTLPDGNGLEVLRKLKELGRTDGVVIVSAKDALDDRIEGLRIGADDYITKPFHLAELAVRVQATVRRTRFEGHDRLRFEELEIDLPAHTALVHGVPVPLTPTEFRLLRLLTSSRDRVLPRNVIAEHLTGGMDDDRAQELIYAHMKNLKRKLTEAGCADRIRTVHGVGYRFSAQA, from the coding sequence ATGATGGACCTGCTGATCGTCGAGGATGAGCGTTCACTGGCCGACGACGTCAAGGCCTATCTGGACGATCCCGGTACACGGTGCATCATCGCAGGCACCGTGCGCGAAGCCTTGGACAACATCCTGGATAAGCCCTTCGACTGTGTGATCCTCGACTTGACCCTGCCTGATGGTAATGGCCTCGAAGTGTTGCGCAAGCTGAAAGAGCTAGGGCGGACCGACGGAGTCGTGATCGTGTCCGCGAAAGATGCATTGGACGATCGCATCGAGGGCCTGCGCATCGGCGCGGATGACTATATCACAAAGCCCTTCCATCTGGCGGAACTGGCCGTGCGCGTGCAGGCCACGGTGCGCCGCACACGTTTCGAAGGGCATGACCGGTTACGCTTCGAAGAACTGGAGATCGACCTGCCCGCCCATACAGCATTGGTGCATGGGGTCCCGGTACCGCTGACACCCACGGAATTCCGGTTGTTGCGCCTGCTCACCTCATCGCGCGATCGCGTATTGCCGCGCAACGTGATCGCCGAACACCTCACTGGCGGCATGGATGACGACCGGGCACAGGAGTTGATCTACGCGCACATGAAGAACCTGAAACGCAAGCTGACCGAGGCGGGCTGCGCCGATCGCATCCGTACCGTTCACGGTGTTGGCTACCGTTTTTCCGCTCAGGCATGA
- a CDS encoding HAMP domain-containing histidine kinase, whose protein sequence is MKLLQRTRRPIWIYATVVLLLSIPAYYLILRTVWLADIDQDLEVVKRKVERGLHAERLTQEELAEAIQRINAIEAGAYLSVLPPDSVVEDRFHTIERHDELHGHEEPFRTYESTVVLNGVPHAITVTRVVEETEELVTAITMVTLVSLVLLFGGVMVFDRVSARRIWAPFHRLLDALKRFQVDGPVPFKATPTGVTEFDELERVVEQLTQRNRAIYAEQQRFTENAAHELRTPIALLQSKVERLFQTSGLTTEQAGLLDEANRLLGRMRRTHDGLLTLIHVDNMLAGPSVLCDPHVIVRSLLDQAQEHIASLGLSVSLKAEPPVQWPMEPGMAEILLGNLVSNAIRHNRSGGRIRIHISATMFTVTNTGTDNPLDLDRLFKRFAGSGKGLGLGLAIAQRVCERQGWSLGYAFEKGMHCFGVQPNTSG, encoded by the coding sequence ATGAAGCTGCTGCAACGCACTCGGCGACCGATTTGGATCTATGCCACAGTGGTGCTGCTCCTGAGCATCCCGGCCTACTATCTCATCCTGCGCACGGTGTGGCTGGCAGATATCGACCAAGACCTTGAAGTGGTGAAGCGAAAGGTGGAGCGCGGCCTTCATGCGGAGCGGCTGACCCAGGAAGAGCTCGCCGAAGCAATCCAACGGATCAATGCGATCGAGGCGGGTGCGTACCTGTCCGTTCTTCCACCGGACAGTGTTGTAGAGGACCGGTTCCATACGATCGAGCGGCACGATGAACTGCACGGCCATGAGGAGCCGTTCCGAACCTACGAAAGCACGGTCGTGCTGAACGGAGTACCTCATGCGATCACCGTGACCCGCGTAGTCGAGGAAACCGAGGAATTGGTGACGGCGATCACCATGGTCACCTTGGTGTCGCTCGTGCTGCTCTTCGGCGGCGTGATGGTGTTCGACCGTGTCTCCGCTCGACGGATCTGGGCACCGTTCCATCGCCTGCTGGACGCGCTGAAGCGTTTCCAAGTGGACGGCCCCGTGCCCTTCAAAGCCACGCCTACGGGCGTTACCGAGTTCGATGAACTCGAACGCGTGGTGGAACAGCTCACACAACGGAACAGGGCCATCTATGCCGAGCAGCAGCGCTTCACGGAGAACGCCGCGCATGAATTGCGCACGCCGATCGCCTTGCTGCAAAGCAAAGTGGAACGTCTTTTCCAGACCAGCGGCCTCACCACGGAACAGGCCGGTCTGTTGGACGAGGCCAACCGGCTCTTGGGGCGGATGCGCCGCACCCACGATGGTTTGTTGACTTTGATCCATGTGGACAATATGTTGGCGGGGCCGAGCGTGCTGTGCGATCCACACGTGATCGTCCGCTCGTTGCTGGACCAGGCACAGGAACACATCGCCAGCCTTGGCCTCTCGGTATCCTTGAAGGCGGAGCCACCTGTGCAATGGCCTATGGAGCCGGGTATGGCGGAGATCCTGCTGGGCAACCTCGTGAGCAACGCCATCCGCCATAACAGATCGGGCGGACGAATCCGCATCCACATTTCCGCAACGATGTTCACTGTTACGAACACTGGAACGGACAATCCCTTGGACCTGGACCGGCTGTTTAAGCGTTTCGCCGGTTCCGGCAAAGGGCTTGGCCTCGGCTTAGCCATTGCGCAACGCGTGTGTGAACGGCAGGGCTGGTCGCTCGGCTATGCCTTCGAGAAGGGCATGCACTGTTTCGGCGTACAGCCGAACACCTCCGGCTGA
- a CDS encoding BamA/TamA family outer membrane protein: MSALLVSLAVTGHSLAQTTEDSLAFMRSRRMSDADLAKKREGTFFTGIPDLSSDPVTGFGFGIRGNVYWNGTRDDPRFAYTPYLAKLKANAAYYTSNARELVLSLDAPYYKGTRWRIKIDFKAQQNPANLYFGLTESTLGPLHLPSDPTGPGFSTYAAFDEARKTLRPGEEGEAALVTDALSNRFRETEYMLNLKGDYALGRGRWRVMAGYEIQHLRYATFEGTEAEARDPLTGEELTAPNGHSLLRREYDQELISGVDGGWVSIVQGAIMHDTRDFEPDPTSGHYVEVANEFSSPTIGSEFTFSKLFVQARSYHKLPVGPRTVLAGRVAAGNIFGSEAPFFEFQDQWSPDGSINALGGKQSLRGYRANRFLARALWFANVELRARLIDLSWGKQRFGVGVASFADFGSVRDRWQDLDLAHARASYGAGLRIAWNQSTMLFLDYGVSHEDRLLFFGIGQVF; the protein is encoded by the coding sequence ATGTCCGCACTGCTCGTTTCATTGGCCGTGACTGGGCATTCGCTCGCCCAAACGACCGAGGATTCCTTGGCCTTCATGCGGTCACGGCGCATGAGCGATGCCGATCTCGCGAAAAAGCGCGAAGGCACTTTCTTCACCGGCATTCCCGACCTGTCTTCCGATCCGGTGACCGGCTTTGGCTTTGGCATACGTGGCAACGTGTATTGGAACGGCACGCGCGACGACCCGCGCTTCGCCTACACGCCCTACCTCGCCAAGCTCAAGGCCAATGCGGCCTACTACACCAGCAACGCCCGCGAGCTGGTGCTATCGCTCGATGCGCCCTATTACAAAGGCACGCGCTGGCGGATCAAAATCGACTTCAAGGCGCAGCAGAACCCCGCCAACCTCTACTTCGGGCTTACGGAGAGCACATTGGGTCCATTGCACCTTCCCTCCGATCCTACTGGTCCTGGCTTCAGCACCTATGCCGCTTTCGATGAAGCACGGAAGACCTTGCGTCCCGGAGAAGAGGGCGAAGCGGCGCTTGTCACGGACGCGCTCTCCAACCGGTTTCGCGAGACCGAGTACATGCTCAACCTCAAAGGCGACTATGCCTTGGGCAGGGGGCGCTGGCGAGTCATGGCCGGTTACGAGATCCAGCATTTGCGGTATGCCACTTTCGAGGGCACCGAGGCCGAGGCCCGCGATCCCTTGACCGGCGAAGAACTGACCGCGCCCAATGGACACTCACTGCTTCGGCGTGAATACGACCAGGAACTCATCTCCGGCGTTGATGGCGGCTGGGTCTCCATCGTGCAAGGGGCCATCATGCACGACACGCGCGACTTTGAGCCGGACCCCACGAGCGGCCACTATGTTGAAGTGGCGAACGAGTTTTCGTCGCCAACCATCGGCTCTGAGTTCACCTTCAGTAAACTGTTCGTACAGGCGCGTTCCTATCACAAGCTGCCAGTGGGTCCACGCACCGTGCTCGCGGGGCGTGTTGCGGCCGGGAACATTTTCGGCTCCGAGGCGCCCTTTTTCGAGTTCCAGGACCAATGGAGCCCGGACGGCAGCATCAATGCGCTGGGCGGAAAGCAGTCTTTGCGGGGCTATCGTGCGAACCGCTTCCTCGCACGTGCGCTCTGGTTCGCCAACGTGGAACTGCGCGCTCGGCTGATCGACCTGTCTTGGGGCAAACAACGCTTCGGGGTTGGTGTGGCTTCCTTCGCCGACTTCGGCAGTGTGCGAGATCGTTGGCAGGATCTCGACCTCGCGCATGCACGAGCATCCTATGGTGCGGGCTTGCGCATCGCCTGGAACCAAAGCACAATGCTCTTCCTCGACTACGGAGTATCACACGAGGACCGGCTGTTGTTCTTCGGGATCGGCCAGGTGTTCTGA
- a CDS encoding methylmalonyl-CoA mutase family protein, giving the protein MSFVQAPPYVPKHKIRVVTAASLFDGHDAAINIMRRIIQSTGAEVIHLGHDRSVEDVVNTAIQEDAHAIAMTSYQGGHTEYFKYMFDLLKEKGAGHIKIFGGGGGTILPEEIKELHAYGITRLYHPDDGRAMGLQGMINDMLEKADFDLSNKVNGEAKKLTPNNWPAIAKLISTAENHPEVFATIADEIHKKAEANKAPILGITGTGGAGKSSMVDELIRRFILDQPTKTIGVISVDPSKRKTGGALLGDRIRMNSIRGERVYMRSLATRQSNLALSKHVKEAVSILKAAGFDMIILETSGIGQSDTEILDHSDVSLYIMTPEFGAATQLEKIDMLDFADVVAINKFDKRGALDALRDVKKQYKRNHQLWDANDDDLPVVGTIASQFNDPGTNSLYARLMKKIAEKTGVALDSSFHAHDEMSEKVWIIPPAKSRYLSEISENNRRYDEKVRQQATIADQLYGLYSAVLTFGGPDLLGSDDQTIRRSENGSAEVATLVKKFDALKKDLDPHLWAMISGWKSEEEKYGGEFYTYLVRGKEIKVPNHTESLSHLKIPKVALPKFRSWGDKVRWAMQENTPGFYPYTAGIYPFKRTGEDPARMFAGEGGPERTNKRFHYVSQGLPAKRLSTAFDSVTLYGHDPGRRPDIYGKVGNSGVSICCLDDAKKLYSGFDLSAPTTSVSMTINGPAPMLLGFFMNAAIDQNCEKYIREHKLEGEVEKRVNEIWEKRGIARPKYALTPNPSPKERGTDPAEDDGQVHAYMTGDPATAAKLMAYANSMRKNPTEAEDKLWQAIRGNATGGRIRRQHIIDNYIVDFVSLPKQLVIEVDGDIHDLQKEEDAARTLMLNERGYQVIRFRNEEVLADVFKVKKAIVDALNKRPDFSKEDAHSSLSLGEGRGEGPPLPGRGAGGEGALPKGNDGLGLLLLGITGDQVLPKEVYEKIKADTLAQVRGTVQADILKEDQAQNTCIFSTEFALRLMGDVQQYFIDKKVRNFYSVSISGYHIAEAGANPISQLAFTLANGFTYVEYYLSRGMDINAFAPNLSFFFSNGMDPEYAVMGRVARRLWAKALKHRYGADERSQMLKYHIQTSGRSLHAQEIDFNDIRTTLQALYAIYDNCNSLHTNAYDEAITTPTEESVRRAMAIQLIINKELGLAKNENPLQGSFIIEELTDLVEEAVLTEFDRITERGGVLGAMETMYQRSRIQEESLYYETLKHTGEYPIIGVNTFLSSKGSPTILPKEVIRATEEEKEAQIATVESLRTAYAHEAAKAIKDLQQAAIRNENMFEVLMEATKYCSLGQLTAAMFEVGGQYRRNM; this is encoded by the coding sequence ATGTCCTTCGTCCAAGCCCCTCCCTACGTCCCCAAGCACAAGATCCGCGTCGTTACCGCTGCGTCCCTCTTTGACGGCCACGATGCTGCGATCAACATCATGCGGCGCATCATCCAGAGCACCGGCGCCGAGGTGATCCACCTGGGGCACGACCGCAGCGTGGAGGATGTGGTGAACACCGCGATCCAGGAGGATGCCCACGCCATCGCCATGACGAGCTACCAGGGCGGGCACACCGAGTACTTCAAGTACATGTTCGACCTGCTGAAGGAGAAGGGAGCGGGGCACATCAAGATCTTCGGCGGCGGCGGCGGCACGATCCTTCCGGAAGAGATCAAGGAGCTGCATGCGTACGGCATCACGCGGTTGTACCACCCGGACGACGGTCGTGCGATGGGCCTTCAGGGCATGATCAACGACATGCTCGAGAAGGCCGACTTCGACTTGAGCAACAAGGTGAACGGCGAGGCGAAGAAGCTTACACCGAACAACTGGCCGGCCATCGCCAAGCTCATCAGCACGGCGGAGAACCACCCGGAGGTGTTCGCCACCATTGCCGACGAGATCCACAAGAAGGCCGAAGCGAACAAGGCGCCGATCCTCGGTATCACGGGCACGGGCGGCGCGGGCAAATCATCCATGGTGGATGAGCTGATCCGTCGCTTCATCCTCGATCAGCCCACGAAGACCATCGGCGTGATCAGCGTGGACCCTAGCAAGCGCAAGACCGGCGGCGCGCTGCTGGGCGACCGCATCCGCATGAACAGCATCCGCGGCGAGCGCGTGTACATGCGTTCACTGGCCACGCGCCAGAGCAACCTCGCGCTGAGCAAGCACGTGAAGGAGGCCGTGAGCATCCTGAAGGCCGCCGGCTTCGACATGATCATCCTCGAAACGAGCGGCATCGGCCAGAGCGATACGGAGATCCTCGACCACAGCGATGTCTCGCTCTACATCATGACGCCCGAGTTCGGCGCGGCCACGCAATTGGAGAAGATCGACATGCTCGACTTCGCCGATGTGGTGGCGATCAATAAGTTCGACAAGCGCGGCGCACTCGATGCCCTGCGCGACGTGAAGAAGCAGTACAAGCGCAACCACCAGCTCTGGGATGCCAACGACGATGACCTGCCCGTGGTGGGTACGATCGCCAGCCAGTTCAACGATCCCGGCACGAACTCGCTGTACGCGCGCCTGATGAAGAAGATCGCCGAGAAGACAGGCGTCGCGCTCGACAGCAGCTTCCACGCGCACGACGAGATGAGCGAGAAGGTGTGGATCATCCCCCCCGCCAAGAGCCGCTACCTGAGCGAGATCAGCGAGAACAACCGGAGGTATGACGAGAAGGTCAGGCAGCAAGCCACGATTGCTGATCAACTCTACGGTCTCTATTCGGCTGTGCTGACGTTCGGTGGGCCTGACCTTCTCGGATCAGATGATCAGACGATCAGACGATCAGAAAATGGCAGTGCCGAAGTCGCGACGCTGGTGAAGAAGTTCGACGCGCTGAAGAAGGACCTCGACCCGCACCTCTGGGCCATGATCAGCGGCTGGAAGAGCGAAGAGGAGAAGTACGGCGGCGAGTTCTACACCTACTTGGTGCGCGGCAAGGAGATCAAGGTGCCGAACCACACCGAGAGCCTCAGTCACCTGAAGATCCCGAAGGTCGCGCTGCCGAAGTTCCGCAGCTGGGGCGACAAGGTGCGCTGGGCCATGCAGGAGAACACACCCGGCTTTTATCCCTACACGGCGGGCATCTATCCCTTCAAGCGCACCGGCGAGGACCCCGCGCGCATGTTCGCCGGCGAGGGCGGACCGGAGCGCACCAACAAGCGCTTCCACTACGTGAGCCAGGGCCTGCCCGCCAAGCGCCTCAGCACCGCCTTCGACAGCGTCACGCTCTACGGCCACGATCCCGGTCGCCGTCCGGATATCTATGGAAAGGTGGGCAACAGCGGCGTGAGCATCTGCTGCCTCGACGATGCCAAGAAGCTCTACAGCGGCTTCGACCTGAGTGCGCCCACCACCAGCGTGAGCATGACCATCAACGGTCCCGCGCCCATGCTGCTCGGCTTCTTCATGAACGCCGCCATCGACCAGAACTGCGAGAAGTACATCCGCGAGCACAAGCTCGAGGGCGAAGTGGAGAAGCGGGTCAACGAGATCTGGGAGAAGCGGGGGATCGCGAGGCCGAAATACGCCCTCACCCCTAACCCCTCTCCCAAGGAGAGGGGGACGGATCCCGCAGAAGATGATGGCCAGGTGCATGCCTATATGACCGGTGACCCTGCCACTGCTGCGAAGCTGATGGCCTACGCCAACAGCATGCGGAAGAACCCCACGGAAGCCGAGGACAAGCTCTGGCAGGCCATCCGGGGCAATGCCACTGGCGGACGCATCCGACGCCAGCACATCATCGACAATTACATCGTCGACTTCGTTTCGCTGCCTAAGCAACTGGTCATCGAAGTCGATGGTGACATCCACGACTTGCAAAAAGAAGAGGACGCGGCCCGAACGCTTATGCTCAATGAACGCGGCTACCAGGTCATCCGGTTCCGGAACGAAGAAGTCTTGGCCGATGTCTTCAAAGTGAAGAAGGCCATCGTCGACGCACTCAACAAGCGCCCGGACTTCTCGAAGGAGGATGCGCATTCCTCCCTCTCCCTGGGAGAGGGCCGGGGTGAGGGCCCCCCTCTCCCTGGGAGAGGGGCCGGGGGTGAGGGCGCATTACCCAAAGGCAACGATGGCCTCGGCCTCCTCCTTCTCGGCATCACCGGCGATCAAGTCCTTCCGAAAGAGGTCTACGAGAAGATCAAGGCCGACACCCTCGCGCAAGTGCGCGGCACCGTGCAGGCCGACATCCTCAAGGAAGACCAGGCGCAGAACACCTGCATCTTCAGCACCGAGTTCGCGCTGCGGTTGATGGGTGATGTGCAGCAGTACTTCATCGACAAGAAGGTCCGCAACTTCTACAGCGTCAGTATCAGCGGCTACCACATCGCGGAGGCCGGTGCGAACCCGATCTCGCAGCTCGCCTTCACCCTGGCCAACGGCTTCACCTACGTGGAGTACTACCTCAGCCGGGGCATGGACATCAACGCCTTCGCGCCCAACCTGAGCTTCTTCTTCAGCAACGGCATGGACCCCGAGTACGCCGTGATGGGCCGCGTGGCGCGCCGTCTCTGGGCCAAGGCGCTCAAGCACCGCTACGGCGCCGACGAGCGCAGTCAGATGCTCAAGTACCACATCCAGACCAGCGGCCGCAGCCTCCACGCGCAGGAGATCGACTTCAACGACATCCGCACCACGTTGCAGGCGCTCTACGCCATCTATGACAACTGCAATAGCCTGCACACGAACGCCTACGATGAAGCGATCACGACGCCGACGGAAGAGAGCGTTCGGAGGGCGATGGCGATCCAATTGATCATCAACAAGGAACTCGGGCTCGCGAAGAATGAGAATCCCTTGCAAGGCTCGTTCATCATCGAGGAGTTGACGGACCTCGTGGAGGAAGCGGTCTTGACGGAGTTCGATCGGATCACGGAGCGCGGCGGTGTATTGGGTGCGATGGAAACGATGTACCAACGCAGCCGGATCCAGGAAGAGAGCTTGTACTACGAGACCTTGAAGCATACCGGCGAGTATCCGATCATCGGGGTGAATACCTTCCTGTCGAGCAAGGGATCACCGACGATCCTGCCGAAGGAAGTGATCAGGGCGACGGAAGAAGAGAAGGAAGCCCAGATAGCGACCGTGGAGAGCTTGAGAACGGCTTACGCGCACGAAGCTGCGAAGGCGATCAAGGATCTGCAGCAGGCTGCGATCCGGAACGAGAACATGTTCGAGGTGCTGATGGAGGCGACGAAGTATTGTTCACTGGGTCAGCTTACGGCGGCGATGTTTGAGGTTGGCGGGCAGTACAGAAGGAACATGTGA